In the genome of Phlebotomus papatasi isolate M1 chromosome 2, Ppap_2.1, whole genome shotgun sequence, one region contains:
- the LOC129800984 gene encoding uncharacterized protein LOC129800984 has product MFRTPRKSDRVNKGVPPKRYGFEESPHEGEAEAENFRETEKSLLDLEISETRMKLELIQLEKKKALEAMGSRSTSTPKFSPKYAPRIEPLDSDDTDDDLETHSAASLRKEYASDMKMFMSRQTMMKDMKTFDGSYQEWPIFSSWWNSTATACEFTQEEALTQLEKCLKGDARETVQFLLHDSRNLQLILDKLEKRFGRPEFLIMTMMEKVNELPPVKEEKPESVMKFASAVSNLVSSLEVMGKRNYLDNPQLMREVVNKLPLSMKIQWSESEEAEIGSYVTMKTLAGWLNKKAEAAVNRMILCGECPKGKDKNGPEKKSKVLVTAEAVLKPCNLCNSTEHMAKDCGSFVKASVDQRWKILTSKKLCFLCLGKNHSAPECRKKQKCKINDCGKKHHEMLHKEVEQSVQQTEANPSTSVTVDGQGSSSATVSGNHASNSGGPKASADVSGKVVHVNAQATVPRMLMKILPVYVTGPRGTIKVYAFLDEGSTITMVKDTLADRMGLTGPNKPLRFQGASGLPQIDNTSKSVEMKIRGTFSHAREYTLYNVRTMKGMSLPQQTVNVQKLAQDWRFLSERPVEDMVEAEPEILIGLDNVALITSREVIHGPWDAPYLARTLLGWVIMGKVANSTENVESNYTVLDIERADDLYEMVKESFSTEAFEVKSNMDTMYSREDRKALKYMEENTKRASDGRFEAGLLWKEVESPKMPESRQAAFKRLQHTEKKLDRDKDLAEAYCQKIDDHLQKGYLKKLEDVDRQIPMEKVCCSPALASYAKEVNARDFQEEYPEAVQEILNHTYCDDYLGTSETTMEAQKLISDVVKVFKSGGFDIVNWCANDMQVLKNLAQDQLSAKVVNFESNVSERVLGMLWLPSEDVFTFQVNFRQVSADILSGERLPTMREVLRLIMSIFDPLGFIAVFAVKGKIFLQEMWKQKLGWDTEISGDLVIQWRKFLKELKEIEEVKVPRCFSVNLPKAHLIELHVFGDASEKAFAAVAYLRIVFDEGSDVSLVCARSRVAPLKQMSIPRMELQAAVLCVRLAKTIREFLEVRIDNVVFWSDSMTVLKWIRNDNRRFKDFVAHRLGEIEENSEVKSWRWVPTKMNVADLATRASTSDLSPESVWFRGPSFLKKDSSQWPEEKCSDSGLESDEVEIVKTIIKPKKDVKYPLPDVKRFSKWWRLLRATAQVRNIANFWLQKVRDRLNHNSVKRVLPSLTVEHIREAESEWYKEAQSEYHGLSLTDKKSRVYGLSPFYDDEGVLRMNSRLTNSEFPGKFPIILPPKHKVTRLLIMESHERHLHCGREQVLNVHNLESSRTVT; this is encoded by the coding sequence ATGTTCAGGACACCGAGGAAAAGCGATCGGGTGAACAAAGGCGTTCCACCCAAGAGATATGGATTCGAAGAGTCTCCACACGAGGGGGAGGCTGAAGCGGAGAATTTCCGCGAGACAGAGAAGTCTCTATTGGATCTAGAGATCTCTGAAACCAGGATGAAGCTGGAACTGATCCAGCTGGAAAAGAAGAAGGCACTTGAGGCCATGGGAAGTCGATCAACTTCAACACCGAAATTTTCACCCAAGTATGCTCCGCGAATTGAGCCATTGGATTCTGATGACACAGATGATGATCTGGAGACTCACTCTGCAGCTTCCCTGAGGAAGGAGTATGCCTCAGACATGAAAATGTTCATGTCAAGGCAAACTATGATGAAAGATATGAAAACCTTCGACGGAAGCTACCAGGAGTGGCCAATTTTCTCCAGCTGGTGGAACAGCACAGCGACAGCGTGTGAATTCACGCAGGAAGAGGCTTTGACACAGCTCGAAAAATGCCTGAAGGGAGATGCCCGGGAGACGGTTCAGTTCCTGCTGCACGATTCGAGGAATCTGCAGCTGATTCTCGACAAATTGGAGAAAAGGTTTGGACGTCCGGAATTCCTCATCATGACGATGATGGAGAAGGTGAATGAGCTGCCTCCGGTGAAGGAGGAGAAGCCTGAATCCGTGATGAAGTTTGCCTCAGCTGTGAGCAATCTGGTGTCGTCCCTGGAGGTAATGGGTAAGAGAAATTATCTTGATAATCCTCAATTAATGCGGGAAGTTGTGAACAAGCTTCCACTTTCCATGAAAATTCAGTGGTCAGAATCAGAGGAGGCTGAGATTGGTTCTTATGTAACCATGAAAACTCTTGCTGGGTGGTTGAACAAAAAAGCAGAGGCTGCTGTGAATCGTATGATTCTCTGTGGGGAATGTCCCAAGGGAAAAGACAAAAATGGTCCAGAGAAAAAGTCCAAAGTCCTTGTTACAGCTGAGGCTGTTTTGAAGCCATGTAATCTTTGTAATTCCACTGAGCACATGGCCAAAGATTGTGGGAGTTTTGTTAAAGCATCTGTGGACCAAAGatggaagattttgacaagCAAGAAGCTTTGCTTCCTGTGCTTGGGCAAAAATCACAGTGCCCCTGAATGTCGCAAAAAGCAAAAATGTAAAATCAATGATTGCGGCAAAAAACATCATGAGATGCTCCACAAAGAAGTTGAACAGAGTGTTCAGCAGACTGAAGCAAATCCCTCTACTTCAGTGACTGTAGATGGCCAGGGAAGTAGCTCAGCTACTGTTAGTGGAAATCATGCCAGTAATTCGGGAGGTCCGAAAGCATCAGCTGATGTTTCCGGAAAAGTGGTGCATGTCAATGCGCAAGCGACAGTACCGAGAATGTTGATGAAAATCTTGCCAGTGTACGTTACAGGTCCCAGAGGAACTATCAAAGTTTATGCTTTCCTAGATGAGGGATCTACTATTACAATGGTGAAGGACACTTTGGCAGATAGAATGGGTTTGACTGGACCTAACAAACCGCTGAGATTCCAGGGAGCATCTGGATTGCCACAAATTGACAACACCTCGAAAAGTGTTGAGATGAAAATTAGAGGCACATTTTCTCATGCACGAGAATACACCCTCTACAATGTGAGAACTATGAAAGGAATGAGCTTGCCACAACAGACAGTGAATGTTCAGAAATTAGCCCAAGATTGGAGATTTTTGAGTGAGAGACCTGTCGAAGACATGGTGGAAGCTGAACCAGAAATCCTCATTGGACTCGATAATGTGGCATTAATCACATCCCGAGAAGTGATACACGGTCCATGGGATGCCCCATATTTGGCTCGCACTTTACTGGGATGGGTCATTATGGGGAAAGTCGCCAATTCCACTGAGAATGTGGAGAGCAATTATACAGTTTTGGACATTGAACGTGCAGATGATTTGTACGAAATGGTCAAGGAATCTTTTTCCACTGAGGCTTTTGAAGTGAAGTCCAATATGGATACGATGTATTCTCGTGAGGACAGAAAGGCTCTCAAATACATGGAGGAGAATACGAAGAGGGCTTCAGATGGACGATTTGAAGCTGGCCTTTTGTGGAAAGAGGTTGAGTCTCCAAAAATGCCCGAGTCACGACAAGCCGCTTTTAAGAGGCTTcaacacactgagaaaaagctGGATCGTGACAAGGATTTGGCTGAGGCTTATTGCCAAAAGATTGATGATCATCTTCAAAAAGGTTACCTGAAGAAATTGGAGGATGTTGATCGACAGATTCCCATGGAAAAAGTGTGTTGTTCTCCTGCCCTCGCATCATATGCAAAAGAAGTCAATGCAAGAGACTTCCAGGAAGAGTATCCAGAAGCTGTGCAGGAGATTCTTAATCACACGTACTGTGATGATTACCTTGGCACATCAGAGACAACGATGGAAGCACAGAAACTAATCAGTGATGTAGTGAAAGTGTTCAAATCCGGAGGGTTTGATATTGTGAATTGGTGTGCTAATGACATGCAAGTGCTAAAAAATTTAGCACAAGATCAGCTGAGTGCAAAAGTGGTGAATTTTGAGAGCAATGTTTCCGAGAGAGTTCTGGGAATGCTTTGGCTCCCAAGTGAAGACGTGTTTACGTTTCAAGTGAATTTCCGACAAGTGTCAGCTGATATTCTCTCAGGAGAGAGACTCCCAACAATGCGAGAAGTGCTTCGACTGATCATGTCGATTTTCGACCCTTTGGGATTCATCGCAGTGTTTGCAGTGAAAGGAAAGATTTTCCTACAAGAAATGTGGAAGCAAAAGCTTGGCTGGGACACAGAAATTAGTGGTGATTTAGTGATTCAGTGGAGGAAATTCCtcaaagaattaaaagaaattgaagaagTGAAAGTGCCCCGATGTTTTTCTGTGAACCTTCCAAAGGCTCACCTGATTGAACTTCATGTGTTTGGAGATGCGAGTGAAAAAGCTTTTGCAGCAGTGGCGTATTTACGCATAGTGTTTGATGAGGGCTCAGATGTTTCATTGGTGTGTGCACGGTCTCGTGTCGCTCCTTTGAAACAAATGAGTATTCCTCGAATGGAGCTTCAAGCAGCAGTGTTGTGTGTGAGACTGGCCAAAACCATCCGAGAGTTCTTAGAAGTGAGAATAGACAATGTAGTGTTTTGGTCAGACTCAATGACTGTCCTAAAGTGGATAAGAAACGACAACAGGCGCTTCAAAGATTTTGTCGCGCATCGCCTTGGTGAAATCGAAGAAAACAGTGAAGTGAAATCCTGGAGATGGGTGCCAACGAAGATGAATGTAGCAGATTTGGCTACTCGTGCGAGTACAAGTGATCTTTCACCTGAATCTGTCTGGTTTCGTGGCCCGTCGTTCCTGAAAAAAGACTCAAGCCAGTGGCCTGAAGAAAAGTGTAGTGATTCTGGATTGGAAAGTGATGAAGTGGAAATAGTGAAGACAATAATCAAGCCAAAAAAGGATGTGAAATATCCACTTCCTGATGTGAAAAGATTTTCCAAGTGGTGGAGATTGTTGAGAGCAACAGCTCAAGTGAGAAACATTGCCAATTTTTGGCTACAAAAAGTGCGTGATCGTTTGAATCACAACAGTGTTAAAAGAGTCTTGCCATCACTGACCGTTGAGCATATTCGTGAAGCGGAAAGTGAGTGGTACAAAGAGGCTCAAAGTGAGTACCATGGGTTAAGTCTAACCGACAAGAAAAGCAGAGTGTACGGCCTTTCGCCATTTTATGATGACGAAGGTGTTCTACGAATGAATTCGAGGCTCACAAACAGTGAGTTTCCAGGCAAGTTTCCAATTATCTTGCCACCGAAGCACAAGGTTACCAGGCTGTTGATTATGGAATCTCATGAGCGTCATCTGCATTGTGGGCGTGAGCAAGTATTGAATGTACACAACCTGGAGAGTTCACGGACCGTGACATGA
- the LOC129801493 gene encoding uncharacterized protein LOC129801493 has protein sequence MTTKNKKILNYPVEQLQHAIEAVGEGMPLRKAAKAFEVPKSTLFNRVTGKISGENQIGAPAVLSKQLEKDLADWLVECAEKWHPITKVQLLDSVELLCKRMKLQNLFPEGRPGNSWYLGFLKRHPEIKERMAESMTIQRASVTQEKLNYWFSNVQKYLEEKNLLHIHPSRIYNCDESGFFLSPDNNKVLAKRGQRVVGNIINSNSGKECLTVLFTLSADGDMPPPMIVYKFKRLPGQIAEKMPEGWATGKSDSGWMTGKLFYEYIANVFYKWLLKRNIEFPVVLYLDGHSSHLTMELSDFCKEKQIEIICLPPNATHLVQPLDTAFFHPLKGMFKRCVTDWRLRNQGQVMKSPEFGNVLATAVSMLDVKKIATNGFRGCGLVPFDCTALNQDKILNNSKSANQIVPSGLDFNLFVAVLERRLSPLVQQKFFEDREKSEWTGDVEYAQHFYFWQYLKNQVEIGTIPNIPNISGFDERCEGNLDPPDSIMGTAGEQNFEIFLQEHHEIQTQDDSGFVSGVSHFEIEPTENGQIVSLAPGSFENNTESSTISTSISHTDVCIYRSAKKYLYYFNFD, from the coding sequence ATGACCACAAAGAACAAAAAGATCCTTAATTATCCGGTGGAACAATTGCAACACGCAATAGAAGCTGTTGGGGAAGGTATGCCCTTAAGAAAGGctgccaaagctttcgaagTCCCGAAGTCCACTTTGTTTAATAGAGTGACTGgcaagatttctggagaaaaccaGATAGGAGCACCTGCAGTACTCTCTAAGCAATTGGAAAAGGACCTGGCGGATTGGTTAGTGGAATGTGCTGAAAAGTGGCATCCGATTACTAAGGTACAATTGCTGGACAGCGTCGAGCTCCTGTGTAAGAGAATGAAATTGCAGAACCTTTTCCCGGAGGGTCGTCCAGGGAATTCGTGGTACTTGGGATTTCTCAAGCGTCATCCGGAAATAAAGGAGAGGATGGCAGAAAGCATGACAATTCAACGTGCAAGTGTCACACAGGAGAAGCTCAACTACTGGTTTTCCAATGTCCAAAAATATTTGGAGGAGAAGAATTTGTTGCATATTCATCCCTCCAGAATTTACAATTGCGATGAATCTGGGTTTTTCCTCTCCCCAGACAACAACAAGGTTCTAGCAAAAAGGGGACAACGCGTCGTTGGGAACATAATCAATAGTAATTCTGGCAAAGAATGTTTAACAGTTCTGTTCACTCTTTCTGCTGATGGTGATATGCCTCCGCCAATGATTGTATACAAATTTAAGCGACTCCCTGGCCAAATAGCCGAAAAGATGCCAGAAGGTTGGGCCACTGGAAAATCTGACAGCGGTTGGATGACAGGCAAGCTGTTTTATGAATACATTGCTAATGTGTTCTACAAATGGCTACTCAAGAGAAACATAGAATTCCCTGTGGTTCTGTACCTTGATGGGCATTCTTCACACTTGACAATGGAATTGTCCGACTTTTGCAAGGAAAagcaaattgaaataatttgtcTTCCTCCGAATGCCACTCACCTCGTCCAACCACTCGACACAGCATTCTTTCATCCATTGAAAGGGATGTTTAAACGCTGTGTTACAGATTGGCGTCTGAGAAATCAAGGGCAGGTAATGAAGTCGCCGGAGTTTGGTAACGTTCTAGCAACAGCTGTTAGCATGCTCGATGTCAAGAAGATAGCTACCAACGGTTTCAGGGGATGTGGGTTGGTTCCATTTGATTGCACAGCACTTAATCAAGATAAAATATTGAACAACTCTAAGAGTGCAAATCAAATCGTCCCTTCAGGACTGGACTTCAATCTCTTTGTGGCTGTGCTGGAAAGACGTCTTTCACCTCTTGTTCAACAGAAATTTTTTGAAGACAGAGAAAAATCAGAATGGACAGGAGATGTTGAGTACGCACAGCACTTTTATTTCTGGCAATACCTAAAAAATCAGGTTGAGATTGGGACCATTCCAAACATCCCAAATATTAGTGGCTTTGACGAAAGATGTGAAGGCAATCTGGACCCTCCTGATTCTATTATGGGTACTGCAGGAGAGCAAAACTTTGAAATCTTCCTACAAGAGCACCATGAAATTCAGACCCAGGATGATTCTGGCTTTGTCTCCGGAGTTTCTCATTTTGAAATTGAACCCACTGAAAATGGGCAAATAGTTTCCTTGGCGCCAGGCAGCTTTGAGAATAACACAGAATCCAGCACAATAAGTACATCAATAAGTCACACAGATGTATGTATATATAGATCAGCTAAAAAGtatctttattattttaattttgattga
- the LOC129801543 gene encoding uncharacterized protein LOC129801543 gives MASIKPEKPHEDGPTGNSPQGSRSRGPFTAAARALAATTKFNVAASPFVMNPAKLEPSPCHQNHEHTPRVVQMHPQITPAFPLAASSPIPPPYRSILGRDLRARPRILAPVLPLEQGVVSFFPPAPPSSIRNWNFNSPRSFGVHCQPDGTILISLREGISIEMTLDRAVRVLNSRSKVALALSNTGNSAALIHPNGRVYQYGSKVEIVAYDGMRKNNFVRYAKMWLKGVSFTSQNCALVYLVDSAGTRTTTDSFTDMSQDFTKVLFYRDTRYGEEFVEEVLQVLRAASWWSNEDGCDMFDVNGFRISQTPDGLVKVTRSNNKSLIRTSPGNGSATLTTNFMHCTASLGQTSHLFVRRGDLRMHFDGCQFVVRNAGHSAGFDDNNLLKVY, from the exons ATGGCATCTATTAAGCCCGAGAAACCCCACGAAGACGGCCCAACAGGAAATTCCCCACAGGGAAGTCGTTCGAGGGGTCCTTTTACAGCGGCGGCAAGAGCACTTGCCGCCACCACTAAATTCAACGTGGCCGCTTCCCCTTTTGTCATGAATCCGGCAAAACTTGAGCCTTCTCCGTGTCACCAGAACCATGAACACACTCCGAGGGTGGTTCAGATGCACCCACAGATTACTCCAGCCTTTCCCCTTGCCGCTTCCTCACCCATTCCGCCACCCTACCGAAGCATCCTGGGCAGAGATTTACGAGCACGCCCGCGAATCCTTGCTCCTGTTCTTCCCCTAGAACAGGGAGTTGTTAGTTTCTTC CCCCCAGCACCGCCTTCTTCGATTCGCAACTGGAATTTCAATTCTCCAAGATCTTTTGGAGTCCACTGCCAGCCCGATGGAACAATTCTCATCAGTCTTAGGGAAGGTATCAG CATCGAGATGACTTTAGATAGAGCTGTGAGAGTTCTCAATAGTCGCAGTAAGGTTGCTCTTGCCCTTTCTAACACTGGAAACTCTGCAGCCCTAATTCATCCCAATGGAAGGGTTTATCAGTACGGATCAAAGGTTGAGATTGTAGCATATGATGGAATGAGAAAGAATAATTTTGTGCGTTATGCCAAGATGTGGCTGAAGGGAGTGAGTTTTACGAGCCAAAATTGTGCTCTTGTCTACTTGGTGGACAGTGCTGGAACACGAACTACAACAGATAGTTTCACGGATATGTCACAGGATTTTACTAAAGTTCTCTTCTATCGAGACACTCGCTACGGGGAAGAATTTGTAGAAGAGGTCCTTCAAGTTCTTAGAGCTGCTTCCTGGTGGTCCAATGAGGATGGATGTGATATGTTTGATGTAAATGGCTTTAGGATTTCCCAAACTCCTGATGGTCTCGTAAA AGTGACGCGCTCAAATAATAAGAGCCTCATACGTACAAGCCCGGGAAATGGATCTGCTACACTCACCACCAACTTTATGCACTGCACCGCATCTCTGGGTCAAACATCACATCTCTTTGTCAG ACGTGGTGACCTTCGCATGCACTTTGATGGATGTCAATTTGTGGTAAGAAATGCAGGACATTCTGCTGGATTTGATGACAACAATCTATTGAAGGTTTACTAA